Within Vicia villosa cultivar HV-30 ecotype Madison, WI linkage group LG1, Vvil1.0, whole genome shotgun sequence, the genomic segment tTGAAACATAGATTCATGTTAGGGTTTTCAAGAATATAACAAATCCCCAAATCCTAACTTCATGGTATCTAACCCATTCCAAATCATGCATTTTCTAACTCAATCATCATTGCCCACTTATATCTACTTATAATAACTtggattcacacccttaccttttgattttaatccaccctcttcaagaatctacaatcctctcttctttctcttttatgCTCTCTTCTCCTCTCCCTTCTATTCTTCTTACCAAAGTtatgaaaaatgaaagaatgacttAACTCTTTCCTACCATCTTTTTTTTTAATGGGCTTAACTCACaatcaatttcatattttatttctactacttaggcccaattaattatatatctctaataacttaattaacccaTTAGACCCAATAAACAtaattatacacaaaattaattattcaattaattattatatctcataacaattaaataattatttaacacaccaagtaaaataaaataatataataaaataaatacggataaaatcctctaataactcaatgtctcatatttccagtctaatcttaattactcagaaaattcccaaaacgctaaatattaactcattaatatttctaatactaaaaatatgaaaattttcgattaaatattgatccgctatcccgaactaataccgactaaatcgtcccaaaacgcaaaaatttcgataaacatcagaaatgactaaattaagcaaataataattaaaaacaccaaataatataattactaatataattaataaaaatcgagAAGTTACACCGCGtcccagggttggcgccgcgaacggctgggcagaaagccaggaagttttgACACGCTCAGTTCGCgtcgcgtcctagtgttggcgccgcgaaggcgtgccTTTTTTTCTCGTTTCGCACCGTGAGCATATgttgcgccgcgaactgcttggcagcgAGCCAGGGATCTTTGAGACgctcagttggcgccgcgaactaagttggcgccgcgtgctgttagtgattggaacattttaaaaagtttaaagatgcataactttttaaccgttggtccattTGATGTGTCGTTTcaagctaaacgaaccttataaaataatctatttgatgatgaatgatgtgattgtgatcgAATGATGCATATAcatataaacatgcttgatgatgatggtaagtatgataaaatgagtattttgatgatgttactcattagatttgacgatggtataagtatgttcatgtatgttgcattcattcatattcattgatgatgctgtatccatgatgatgtgttggatcagtgaagggcatgattcccattgtgtggaatctgtgctggcagggccgtatcttgatgatgttggatcggtcatggggtattcccatttgatgatgttggtaccacatacatagtgtcagttcatacttatgcatatttttataacatgattggatgtattccagtgttgtaaatattgatgatgtgttggttgattgtttgtgatggtgaaaattgtctgaatgtctgtttatgaaacaattgggtgaacgatacaactatgatgtgttattgctttataaccttataacatttgttaattatgatgagactcacccttacatgttgtcattttcagatagaggatagcggttgttcgactcagtgaggattagctcatgagtcatttatttagttagcgtcaggtgttatgctctgatatttgtaacactggggacgcgatgtttagagtttgtTTTATAACTTTAGTTATGTTTTGaggttttgaaggataagttttaaagatgttaaacttagtccgtttgattTGATCTCCGGTGTGTTAACATGTAACGTTTTTAATaaatgatgattacctcagtgaatgcatgacatgacggaatgatgtttattttataatgaattgtggcacccttattttcatgtactctaaATGATTTTGATTAAATTGCCGtagggttagtaaggggtgttgcaaaattcttccaaaagaccaaattttaaaagtttaaaaaacttcgtgacttttatgtagtgtagcacacgaaaatcttccaaaataccaaaatttacaagtttaataaacttcgtgacttttatgtagtgtagcacacgaaaatcttccaaaataccaaaatttacaaggttaataaacttcgtgacttttatgtagtatagcacacaaaaatcgtccaaaatattaaaatttgcaagtttaacaaacttcgtgactattatgtagtataacacacaaaaatcttcgaaaagaccaaattttgcaagtttaacgaacttcgtgacttttatgtagggtAGTaatcaaaaatattccaaaagaccaaattttgcaagttttacaaacttcaggtcttttacgtagtatatagcacatgaaaatcttccaaatgactAAATTTTGCCagtataacaaacttcgtgacttttatgtagtatatagtacacggaaatattccaaaatattaaaatttccaagtttaacgaacttcgtgacttttatttactatatcacacgaaattcgtccaaaagaccaaattttgaaagtttaaaaaatttcgtgacttttatgtagtatagcgcacgaaaatatttcaaaatacaaaaatttgcaagtttaacgaacttcgtgacttttatgtagtatagcacacgaaaatattcgaaaagacaaaattttggagGTTTTACAAATTTcaggacttttacgtagtatatagcacacaaaaatcttgcaagtttaacaaacttcatcacttttatgtagtatatagtacacggaaatcttccaaaatattaaaatttccaagtttaacaaacttcgtgacttttatgtactatatcacacgaaattcttccaaaagaccaaattttaaaagtttaaaaaacttcgtgacttttatgtagtgtagcacacgaaaatcttccaaaataccaatattaacaagtttaataaactacatgacttttatgtagtatagcacacaaaaatcttcgaaaagaccaaattttgcaagtttaacgaacttcgtgacttttatgtagtagatcacacaaaaaacttccaaaataccgatgtataaaagtttaactaacttcctgacttttatagagtatagcacacaaaaatcttccaaaatataaaaaatttgcaagtttNNNNNNNNNNNNNNNNNNNNNNNNNNNNNNNNNNNNNNNNNNNNNNNNNNNNNNNNNNNNNNNNNNNNNNNNNNNNNNNNNNNNNNNNNNNNNNNNNNNNTCGATTTATGCTTTCTGAAACCTATTTTTTCATATGCGTTTTTTggttgtggaatttttggaagaaaGGTGTATTGAATCAATGTCTGTATTCGTAACAAACACTtctgattacgtttaatttattcattttttcaaattattactggtGTCGTCGATGTGTCAGTGTCATGTTATGAGTAATCATTCAATGAGACTCATACTTATTTATGTAGTACCGACACATCGAAGGAAAAGGCATGTCGGTGTCGGTGTTCAAAATTGACTGACAGTGACACTTCTGATTACGATTAATTTATTCATATGCTATCCTGCTTTAAATACTTGACAGGGCATTTATGGAGTCGCATATGCCGGCGTTTAAGGAGTCGAATCCTCAGTTAGAGGTGGCCACTGAAATGATCCGTGGTCAGCATCCACATCTAAAGGCTTTTTACAGTAAGATTCCCGGACTCGCTCATAACTTTGtcactaagttttttttttagtaatgTAACCAATGATTCTCTTGTGGGAAAACAGAGAACCATAACGACCGAGTGGTGTGTGTGAAGAATATGGATCCGGAAGAGATACTTCTGCACGCGACCAGGCTGAGGAATGCCCTGGGAAGAAAAGTAATAAAACTGAGGACAAGGCATGTAACCAAACACCCTAGCGTGCAAGGTACATGGACAACTGCTTTGAAATATTAGGATCGATAAAACCAGGTATATGCGAAGGCTACCCTAGTAGAGTAGTAGTGCTGAGTCAATCTTTTTCTTTGGCCAATTCATCAAATATTTGTGAACTGGTTAGCATAAGTTCTCATGTTGTCTGGTGCAACTGCCAGGATTTCAATAGTTCAGATCGGCTATCATCTTATTATGTCTAATGAACTGAACTTGTTTACGTTGTTATTATATATTGTTAGTTTGTAATAATATCTATCAGATTCGTCAGAGTTCTAAAATTCTTTTGCCTTGAGAATGAGAATAACAGTAGAAAGCTTGCTATGGTCAGACTCTGAATTACCATGGAACAATAATTTACCAAGACTACATACTTATTTTTTAGTGATATTTTACCCCATGGTAGTCAACGGCATCATCAGAGGAAAGTACTACATTGATTTCTTCCGTGTTTTTGTGCATGTCACTTTCTTCATTTACCATAGAACCTTTCAGCGACAACACTTTGGTGCTTTGATATGGGTTCTTCAATAACTTGCTGCTTCTCTTCGGAACAAATGAcagaaaaagaaaactacaaattcCAGCTTTTAAGAAAAATGTACAAATAGTTGAGAAGTGCAACATATTTTATTAGATTGTACAAGTAGCAATCCAATAAAATAAGAATTGTATATAATAAAATATGGGCAGGcgaaattaaatatatgttttcacATTCACATGAGAGCTAAACTAAATATTCTGTCATTCCTTCAAAGTGAAGGTAGAAAACACAATCAGTTTGCAATTCAGAAAAAAGCCTAAACATTTAAAACTAAATTgataaaacaaaacaatatcaCCATAGCCATATACCTACGGgtgaaaacaagaagaacaacaagaagAAAAACTAGTTACTTGCAGTGTTGTCGACGACGGTCCAATGCGGAGAGTTAAAATCCCTGCCATAAAAGCGGTGCCGTTATTGCGGATTATGGCGGAAAAATCCGCAATAGCAGATGAATATCACTGCGCCAAGTCCAAAAACTGTCATGTATATCAATCATAGCGGCCACAACACCGCAATTTGATAACACTGGTTACTTGATCCTCCAACTGAAAGAAGGTCTTCCTTGTAAAGTCCGACGGTAAAATAACTTTGCCCTCCAACAATGATACCAACCTCCTTAATTATATGGGAGCTCAAATCAACGTAAGCTTCTTAACCATTAGCTAGTTCATCATAATAAGCTAGTTCATATAGTTCATGATCTTTAGCTACTTTATCTTTCAAACATATATCCCGTCTTCCCAAATGCAATTGGGGCCAGTGTATGGAAGGTAACGGGCCATACGTACATACTTTGATCCATGACTCACTCACACCAAGTTCACCCAAAATAAATATGTCAAAAACATCATCCTCGTGATGATTTGAGATTAAAGCTATTGATCCATTTAACATTGTCAAGAAATTATCAAAAATGTATGGAGAACTAGATTCTTCTCTGATGGGTGTTGTAAGGAACACCTCATCACTGAGGTCAATTGACAAGAGAGTGATTTCACGATGTCCACCACGAGTACAATTTGTAACCAACCAATGACACGTTACATCCATACAAATTTCATGACCAATAAATATACCCTGAAAATTCCAAAGAGATAGATCATTGTCCATGTCGATCATTCTCCAAGAATTACTTTTTAAACTATATATCTCAAAACTTTCTGGTTTCATAATACCAAGGTCATCAGGAGGAACCAATTTACATACTGAACGACCTTAAAGTGATCTCTAACTTGGTCATAACCAAACCCGTGAAAAACATATTCCAGATACTCAAGAGTTTGAGGCTAGTGAGGTTTAAGTTCGGCGACGCTAGGAGGAATGATCCAGAATTCCTCCGTAGCAGGATTCAACAATACATATCAGACCTTATTCTTATTTCgcaaattttgacaaaaaaaacacCGTTAACACTTGTGTTGCCCAGAACACAAATGGCAACTCCAACATGTTTATATATAGGTGGCAGATTTAATTTGAGTCTGTTTTCGAGCCAATGCAATTCAGATTGGTAatcaaaagagtctttttcaacattaaaatttATGAGAATAAATGTATGACAATGATCATGAGAACTGTGACGAGATATGAAATCGTTGGTCTACATGGCGGTGACTTTATGGACAGTTTTGAAATAATGGAAAACGTAATAACTTATGGAATATAGTTTCTGCTAACCTTTGATTTTGATTCAGATGAGTCGGAACCAAATTTGAACTTTGCCACAAACCTTTTTGATTCGAAGGACTGCTTTggcacatattttttatttagaggATTTGTCTCCAATGGCGGTGTAATCAGATAGTAGAATAAAGTTTTTACGCAACGAACCGGGGTGGGAGATGGTGGGATCCCTATAGAATGATAGGGGATTATAACTTCTTCCCACCTTTTCTGAATCCATGATCGTGTTGAGCGAAGGTTTTTGACGGTGACCGACTTATACATGAGAGGATTACACATCATGCCTCCGTGCGACGTGTGCATATGCAGGTAGTCTCACGGGTGCCAGAAGTCACCCTTCGCTCCAGTGGATGTACCTGACACCTCCGTTCCAGTAGAGGTGACTGATGGGGCCACAATGCAGACTCACCCGGAGCATATTGGACATGGGGTTTCCACATCTACTTCTTCATCCCAGACACGAGCTCCTCGTACATAGATGTCGTTTAGTTGAGGTACTTTTCGAATCCCGCACTGATCACTCTTAGTTGCAACAATCTTATATCCTTCTACTTTTTCCCAAAGTTGTTCATTCTATATTTGTGATAATGTTTGATCCCCGtgttattattttcatttcagGGGTGGATATCACTGCACTTCCCCATTATCATTGGATGGGGAGAGATGTCTGGCTACTCTGAGGTTATGCCACATGTTCGTGCCTTCGCCCCCAAAGTTGTTCATTCTACGGAACACTCAATTTTTAAGACGTTCCGTAAATATATCTATGGAAGATTTCCTAAACtgaattaatttgaaatttccTAACATTCACTATGTTTTTAACGCTCCCGTAAATAAGATTCCGAAAAGAAACACATTTTGGCAAAAAGTGCTTCCTGATGTGTATCTCTAAAATTAGGAGGCATAATTGAAATTTCGTAGGGATGGGAAAGCGGGCGGCCCACCCCGTCATATGCCCGACAAAAAAAAAAGCAGGGCAGACAAACCCGTCAAGATGAAAAGGGCGTAACAACCTAATCCGCCCCCAAGGTGGCGTGTTGGCTGGCGacgggcttgcccgcctattctttatttatttatcattttttaaatagattaatagtttttttttacatttttaattagattttttttacagtttttagaacaattttatatatacaacatcttttaaacaaattttacttaaaaatattgcatatattcacaaataaagtataaaataaaaccatcaaaaattaaaattactagaattaactaaaaaatagtgGATTTTGACGGGTGGCGGGCTTAAGCAGGATGACCTATGGCAGTCGGCGGATTTTGGCGAGGCGGACTTAGGTCGGCCGCGGCCTAAAATCTCAACTTaatccgccattttttggcggatgCACAGGGCGACATGGCGAACAACgacctgttttgccacccctatctaAGAGTATCAAGAGGTGCattgagatatttttaaaattaaatggggCTGAAAATTTGGGAATGATATTATTATTTACTTGATTatggtttttaaattttttttaaagttatctACTAGGAGTATCTATTAATTACTTGAgaacaattgaaaaaaataattaaataaaacaaataataatacatAAAATTTTCGCTAGGttttactaattttaattttttttttgctaaTAATTGTTATGGAACCCGTAATTGTttggaaaattataaaataattaaataaaataatagataaTAAATAATAGATAGGTGTAAAATCATTTTTGGAAGCGGTTGTTGTTaaattttgcttttttttttttttctattaggTGGTTGTTTGCAAATATTTGCAGTTTTTTAatgaataattgaaaaaaaagtataaataattaaatataaaaataataaataaattagtaaatTGACAAAAATATCATTAAAATTTTGGCGCTAATTAAGTGACTAAACATTTGTTAAAAACTAGTGAGAAACGTGCGTCCGCGCGGGTTCTTTTGTCTTCCGGACTGAGTTTATCATACCCTATTTTATATAAATAGTACTCTTAACCCGTTTCaatttcagatatttccaaaaaTCTGTATTCATAGTTCAAACCCATCACCAAAATCACCGAACCCCAATCTAAACCTGTAAACTCCACCCGAACCTGCTTCCGAGTCTCGCAGAAGAGCAATGGCGGAACCCTACACGCCCAAACCGAAACATCACGGTGCACCACCACCGCTGGCACAATACCTCACCGACTATGGATTGCGCCATGTAGAGGATTCCTATTTCCACGAGAATTTATTCCATGAATCGCTATCAATTGATGAAGATTTTCCTGATATTCTAGTTCGCTCGTGTTCTTCAAGATCAGTGGTACGCTTCGTCATTTTCATTATCGTTATTATTGACGCACGCATGAAGATCTGAATGATTctcttttgtttgatttgttttttgaaGGGAGCTGGAATTGTGAACCTGATCAATACTTGTTATATGGCTGCGATACTCCAGTGCTTAACACATACAGGACCATTGTTTCGTGCTCTTCGTTACTCCGATCATAATACTCCATGTACggaatctttcttattttttgtaATTCCTTTCTTAAATATCAGATTAAAGATTTTGACGCCGACACTGAAACTTCGACACTGCTAATGTAAAAAACTTGATAGCATTTTAATAAGGAAGTTGAATTTGATTTTCATTTTCAGGTCATGAGAGTGGTTTCTGCGTTATTTGTGCTTTCCGTGACCACAATGACGAAGCGATAGAGCTCTCTCGATGCCCAATTTATCCTAGCACATTTCTTGAAAATGTCAAGTgtatcctttttccttttatttattttctatacgCTTGTAAAGTTCAAGGGAGGGATTATTAGAAACACCTGACCTGTAAATTGTTATCCATAACATATATGGTAATAGATTTTTCAGCTGCTTTTATACCGTATATCCTGGGTGACGCACACGAGTTTATGATATGCGCCTTGAATAAACTTCAAGATGCTTTTCCAGAAGGTCAAAACAATCCTATTGACCAAATATTCGGAGGCAGAACCATTACCAAAGTATGGTGcactttttttttattctttctttttttaattcataGATGCTTTTATCTTCTAATGTTTGTTATTATTCAGCTTCGATGTTGCAGCTGTGGTTTTTCTTCTGATACCATTGTGCCGATACTTGACTTGCGTTTAGCGGTAGAAAACTTGAGTACCGTTCAACGCGCTCTGGAATCGTATTTCATGATAGAAAATATGGATGCCAAGTTTAAATGTAGTAGCTGCGACCAACAGGTATACATGGCGAAACAGCTTTTGATTGATAAGGCACCAGGCATTGCTGTATTACAGTTGAAAAGGTTTAAATGCGACGGAGAAAAGATTGAAAGTCATGTTTCTTTTGCTATGGATTTGGATCTGGAGCCTTATACATCTCCTAAATGCAGGGAGCATGATGTAAGTTTAGAATTCATTTTAGTCCTTCCTAGAATTTTTTCAAGTTTTTCATGATTATGGTTTTAAATTGTGGTTCCGCTGCGGTAACACTCCAAACATTTATACTGCAGTATTGATATAGTTGAACAGGcctcaaaattatttatattaggcTGCAATTGCAGTTCAGACTGTAATAACTGCTCCAAATTCTACAGGCAAATTCGATATTTTTCTGACACATTTTTATGTAACAGGCTATTTTGATGTATGATCTCTATGCAGTTGTTGTGCATAGAGGATCCACAGCTAAATCAGGGCATTACTTTAGCTATGTGCGTTCTGATGAAAATACATGGCATTTGATGGATGACTCTGAGGTAAAGTATCAATGGAAATTTCTTCTTATACCTTTGTCCGTTTTACATATCTATAAATATGGTTTCTGTTTAGGATATAATAACTCTATGGATAAATAAAGTTCAAAAACTATGACATATGTAGCGGTGTCCGTGTCATGTGTTGCttgttattttaatataatttgatttggCCTTAGAAAATAAATAACTACTATAAATTCGATGTTTATCTTTTTGTTTGTGAAGTTTATTTTGCAGATAAATTGTGGCTATTTAATGAATGTTTGAAGTAGTTATGTTAGAATTAATTAGTTCAAATGTGAATTTATTATTAGTTAAAGTGTTAATTTCTTTTCAGGTTTGCAGGGTTTCTATAGATGAAGTCCTGTCTCAACAGGCATACTTGCTGTTTTATGCAAAACATGGCACACCCTGGTTTTCTTCTGTTGAAACTGAAGAGAGAGATTTAAAACCAGAAGGATTTTGGTAATGCATCGATATATGCAAATGATGCTGTGCAGATGTAAAAATTGGCGGGTGCAGATGATAAGGATTCCTCAATGAGATTAGAGTTGGTGGCTTTAAGTTTCCCTTCATGTAAAAATTGTTGCATATCTCCCTTGACCTGTTGCATAAAAATGGTTTGTATCGATGAATATGTGATTCCCTTTCATATGAAAATGGTTGAAATCACAATTGTAGGATCTCTTTTGAAAATTGTGGCAAAGGTTTTAATTCTACTTTTACTATTGTGATTCTTAGAGCAAGGTATTTTTTAAGACATGagtttataatcatcataatcatatcttattattttataagtaTTATAGTTAAAAAGAGCAAGGAATAAGTTTCCTTGTAAGCTTATCCAGTTCATGGACGGAGCTACTCATAGTATCATGTGGGCATAAGCCCCCACTAATATTCTACACACATAAATATATAATGATCTCTCTGGCAGTTAGCAGCTTCAAACTTAATTCTCAGCCAAACAAAAACAACTTGTGTCAAGTTTTTTTTTCGCGTGAGTTTCTTCCTCCCCTCAATGCTGAATTTTTTCTCTCATATATAGAATGATTTAGGTTAGGTGTGAGCGTGTGAACTTGTGAAAAATTGTGTGAGAATTGGTTAGAAAAGTGTGATGAAATGTGTGACAAAAGTTTATTGATAGTGATGTCAAACCGTGTGAATTTTTGGTGTAAGAGTCTCATGGTCATGTGTTTGTATGTATCATAATAATGTAATAAGACATTTtcatttttgtgaattttgtcTTCTTGTGCCAACTatggacttttgattaaagaaaaATGTATGGTATGTGTGTGTATGATGGTACAGATGGTGTAATGAAATGAGATTTCTGAATGTGGTTGGTAATGTGATGAAAGTAAAAAGATATTATAAAGAAGTTTTGCAATTTTTTCTTTATGCCATTTGTTAACTTTATTTGACTTTTGAAcgatgtaataaaaaataatggaataatagaatatttttataattttgttttgaaatttggTTAAACAAAATGCACAAGAAAAACAAAATGCTGTATTTTAATTTGGtactaaaatatgaaaaatgaaatggtcttttaaaaacaaagtttgaagaatgagaaattattttaaagttcatgtaaaaaaaatgcaaaatgtgACAAATAATGAATCAGGCTAACTTTGACACAAAAATGCAAAATAAGATGAAATAGGAATATCCGGATAAAATTAGGGTACGATAGCTgtcattatttaattatttttaatccgAATATGAATGATGATagttttcatataatcat encodes:
- the LOC131625718 gene encoding ubiquitin carboxyl-terminal hydrolase 20-like; amino-acid sequence: MAEPYTPKPKHHGAPPPLAQYLTDYGLRHVEDSYFHENLFHESLSIDEDFPDILVRSCSSRSVGAGIVNLINTCYMAAILQCLTHTGPLFRALRYSDHNTPCHESGFCVICAFRDHNDEAIELSRCPIYPSTFLENVKYFSAAFIPYILGDAHEFMICALNKLQDAFPEGQNNPIDQIFGGRTITKLRCCSCGFSSDTIVPILDLRLAVENLSTVQRALESYFMIENMDAKFKCSSCDQQVYMAKQLLIDKAPGIAVLQLKRFKCDGEKIESHVSFAMDLDLEPYTSPKCREHDAILMYDLYAVVVHRGSTAKSGHYFSYVRSDENTWHLMDDSEVCRVSIDEVLSQQAYLLFYAKHGTPWFSSVETEERDLKPEGFW
- the LOC131599187 gene encoding uncharacterized protein LOC131599187; translated protein: MDNDLSLWNFQGIFIGHEICMDVTCHWLVTNCTRGGHREITLLSIDLSDEVFLTTPIREESSSPYIFDNFLTMLNGSIALISNHHEDDVFDIFILGELGVSESWIKVCTYGPLPSIHWPQLHLGRRDICLKDKVAKDHELYELAYYDELANG